GGTCCTGCTCAGCCGCAGCGGGATGATCCCCGAAATGTTGCGTGATATGGGCCTGGTGGGCCGCACCTTTGCGCTGATGCAGACTGAGGCCGCCATCGTGATCGGCATGGTGCAAGTGCTGCTGCCATTCATGACACTGTCCATTCTGGGCGTCCTCACCCGCATTGACGGTAGGCTCGAAGAGGCCGCGCGCACCATGGGATGCTCCTTCCTGCAGACGATCCGCACGGTAGTGCTGCCGCTGGCCCTGCCCGGTATTGTTGCCGGGTCGCTGCTTTGCTTTACGCTATCGGCCAGCTCGTTCGTCACGCCCAACCTGCTCGGTGGCACGCGCATTCAGGTGCTGGCCGCCTCGATTTACAAGTCTGTGACGGCGACGCCCGACTGGCCCTTTGCGGCGGCGCAGGCCGTCATCCTGTTCGTTGGCATCCTGCTGGTGCTGGTGCCCTATATCAAACTCACGGGAGCCAAGCATGGTTAGGGCTGTTCCGGGCTGGCTGCATATTGTCGGCATTGTCTTCGTCGCGCTGACCGCGCTTATCCTGCTGGCGCCGCTGATCGTGGTGATCGGGGTGTCCGTATCGGAAAGTCAGTTCATCGCGTTCCCGCCCAATGGGCTGAGCCTGCGCTGGTATCAGGAAGTGTTGTCGTCCAACGCCTATCTCAACGCAGCCTGGATCAGCATCCAGATCGCCTTGCTGGTCACCCTGATGGCTACCGCCATTGGCGGCGCGGCGGCCATCGCTATCCATCGCCGGCAATTGCCGTTCTCGGATGTGCTGGCCACAGTATTCCTGTCGCCGCTGGTGCTGCCCACCATCATCTACGCCATCGGCATGCTGATGTTCTGGAGCTCGGTGTTCGGACCGGTCACGCCGCTGACGTTGGCGCTCAGCCATACGGCGATTGCCCTGCCCTATGTAGTACGCACCACGCTGGCCGTGCTCGCGGAATCCGACCCCTATCTCGAAGAAGCCGCACGCACCATGGGTGCGAACCGTCTGCAGCGGCTGTGGTTCGTGGTGGTGCCCCAGTGTATTCCGGGGCTGGCCGCGGGGGCGTTCTTCGCCTTCAACATCTCGTTTGATGAAGCCGTGCTGTCGCTGTTCCTGCGGGGGCCAACGCTGACTACCCTGCCCGTGCAGATCTACGGCCAGCTCGAGTTTTCGCCCGACCCATCGGTGGCCGCCGTGTCCACCATCATGATTGCCTTGACCATTGTGCTGATCTTCGTGATCGACAGGATGCTGGGCCTCACCCGTTTTGCGAGTGCCTGACCCATGGCCAATGTTCGACTGACCAATATCCGCAAATCCTTCGCCAAGACCCAGGTGTTGCACGGCATCTCGCTCGATATTGCCTCGGGTGAGTTCATCTCGCTGCTGGGCGCCTCTGGCTGTGGCAAGACCACACTGCTGCGCATGGTCGCCGGGCTGGAAAGCGTCACCGCTGGGGGCATCGAAATCGATGGCCGCGACGTCACGACCCTGCCGCCCGAACAGCGCGACATCTCCATGATGTTTCAATCCTATGCGTTGCTGCCGCATCTCAGCGTGAGCGAGAACGTGCGTTTCCCGCTGCGCATGCGCGGCATTGGCAGCCGCGAGGAGCAGCAGGAAAAAGTCGCCGCCGCACTCGAAACCGTGCAGTTGGGCCATCTGGGCGAACGCAAGCCGCGCCAGCTCTCGGGCGGGCAGCAGCAGCGTGTGGCGCTGGCGCGTGCCATCGTCTCCCAGCCTAAGGTGCTGTTGCTCGATGAACCATTGAGCAATCTTGACGCCCGGCTGCGCGAAGACATGCAGGTGGAACTGATCGAAATCCATCAGCGGCTGGGGCTGACGACGATCTTTGTGACCCATGATCAGGAAGAGGCGTTGAGTCTGTCGGATCGGATCGTTCTGCTCAATGCGGGGCGGGTGGAACAACAGGGCACGCCAGACGAAATTTACAACCAGCCCGCCACCAGCTTTGCCTCAAACTTCATCGGTTCGGCCAATCTGGTACCCGCCGAAATCACCGATGGCCCGAAGGGCCCGGTTGCCAAGCTTGAGGACGGTCAGATGCTGGTGCTCGATCCCAACGAGCCCATCCGCGGCAAGGCCACCCTGGCGCTGCGACAGGAAGACCTGACACTGAGCGCAGAGGGCACCGGCCCCAAGGCCAAGGTGCGCACCCGCGTGTTCCTGGGCGCGCGCAATCGCTACGTCATGACACTGGCGGGCCATCCGCTGCGCGCCCTGACCGCCAATGATCTCGACTTCGCCAATGGCCAGGAAATTGCGCTGACCATTGATCCGGCACGCATCCGCGTGATCGCCGACTGACCCCTGTATCGGAATTTGCATCATGAGTTTTGAAACACGCCTTTTTATCAATGGCGACTATGTCCAGGGCCAGGGCCCGGCATTGGCGAGCCATGAACCCGCGACCGGCAAGGTGCTCGCTGAAGTAGCGTCGGCGGACCACGCCCAGGTCGATGCGGCTGTCACCAGCGCCCATGCAGCCTTTGCGAAATGGAGCCAGACCACGCCCAAGGAGCGCAGTCTGGCGCTGCTGCGCATTGCCGACGCTATTGAGGCGCGCTCGCACAGTCTGGCCGATGTGGAATCGGTCAATGCCGGCAAGCCCTGGCGCTATGTGCAGGCGGGCGAACTGGCCAATGTAGCCGA
The DNA window shown above is from Devosia litorisediminis and carries:
- a CDS encoding ABC transporter permease; this translates as MNDRTENLLLALPGILLLGLAFFLPIAQMLLLSISGPEGPTLAHFVRFLSDPYYLNILWRTVRLSLLITVICALIGFPLAYIMTKVGPKLRLWLVVIVILPLMTSVVVRTFGWMVLLSRSGMIPEMLRDMGLVGRTFALMQTEAAIVIGMVQVLLPFMTLSILGVLTRIDGRLEEAARTMGCSFLQTIRTVVLPLALPGIVAGSLLCFTLSASSFVTPNLLGGTRIQVLAASIYKSVTATPDWPFAAAQAVILFVGILLVLVPYIKLTGAKHG
- a CDS encoding ABC transporter permease produces the protein MVRAVPGWLHIVGIVFVALTALILLAPLIVVIGVSVSESQFIAFPPNGLSLRWYQEVLSSNAYLNAAWISIQIALLVTLMATAIGGAAAIAIHRRQLPFSDVLATVFLSPLVLPTIIYAIGMLMFWSSVFGPVTPLTLALSHTAIALPYVVRTTLAVLAESDPYLEEAARTMGANRLQRLWFVVVPQCIPGLAAGAFFAFNISFDEAVLSLFLRGPTLTTLPVQIYGQLEFSPDPSVAAVSTIMIALTIVLIFVIDRMLGLTRFASA
- a CDS encoding ABC transporter ATP-binding protein, translated to MANVRLTNIRKSFAKTQVLHGISLDIASGEFISLLGASGCGKTTLLRMVAGLESVTAGGIEIDGRDVTTLPPEQRDISMMFQSYALLPHLSVSENVRFPLRMRGIGSREEQQEKVAAALETVQLGHLGERKPRQLSGGQQQRVALARAIVSQPKVLLLDEPLSNLDARLREDMQVELIEIHQRLGLTTIFVTHDQEEALSLSDRIVLLNAGRVEQQGTPDEIYNQPATSFASNFIGSANLVPAEITDGPKGPVAKLEDGQMLVLDPNEPIRGKATLALRQEDLTLSAEGTGPKAKVRTRVFLGARNRYVMTLAGHPLRALTANDLDFANGQEIALTIDPARIRVIAD